In one window of Porites lutea chromosome 8, jaPorLute2.1, whole genome shotgun sequence DNA:
- the LOC140946771 gene encoding uncharacterized protein yields MEFKFLLITLMVAIFLAQCEASSTTCPRWVKLNTSPVCFGARGNQFGRFSYQQNIFVSSFMLVHRSGKVTCDKRQYSSWGCAPNKENLIVLLTDQNNKILAPEASTVSRGGWYKLAGYTSSSSVLAFCAKNKPLALFANSELRLWYGEDYVDGTESDNGGKSCADVYGLLA; encoded by the coding sequence ATGGAATTCAAATTCCTCTTGATTACCTTGATGGTGGCGATATTTTTGGCTCAGTGCGAAGCTTCATCAACGACCTGTCCTCGCTGGGTGAAACTGAACACTTCGCCGGTCTGCTTCGGTGCGCGGGGAAACCAGTTTGGTCGTTTTTCCTACCAACAAAACATCTTTGTGAGCTCGTTCATGCTCGTGCACCGCTCGGGAAAGGTGACGTGTGACAAACGTCAATACAGCTCCTGGGGATGTGCACCAAATAAAGAAAACCTGATTGTACTCTTGACTGATCAGAACAACAAGATACTGGCTCCAGAGGCATCAACCGTTAGCAGGGGTGGATGGTACAAACTGGCCGGATACACTTCTTCCTCCTCAGTCCTTGCGTTCTGTGCCAAAAACAAGCCTCTCGCTCTCTTTGCTAACAGCGAGCTGCGTCTTTGGTATGGCGAAGATTATGTGGACGGCACCGAAAGTGATAACGGCGGAAAGTCTTGCGCAGATGTGTATGGTCTGTTGGCGTAA